DNA sequence from the Pseudoliparis swirei isolate HS2019 ecotype Mariana Trench chromosome 6, NWPU_hadal_v1, whole genome shotgun sequence genome:
caGCCGCCTCGCCTACTCCGCGTCTTGTTGTCTCTCCCCGGcagccggctgtaccacgtgaccgaTTCAGAAAATGGTTCGTATTTGGTGCTCGAttagaaataaaagtgtcattAAAGCGCAACGGATTCCCAATCACATTCTGTGGACTCTGGACTTTATTGCGCATTTGTTTGCAAAGtattcaaacttctttttttacgatGGAAGCAGCAAGAAAGACCAGAGTTCCTCTGTCTGGAGCATTTTGAGCTGATCTCTCCTCGTAAGGGATGcacatagtaataacaactaTGGTAAATAGCTTCATCTGTGCCCTGTGAAATGGTATTTCATAAGCACTGTGGGTATgttgatatttttttaatacaaatgtataaattgGTGTCCATAGTATCATAAGCACAGTCTCCCGAATGTGTTTCCACTTTATCTTTTGACCCCGTCATTGCATCATAAAGAGTCAAAGACAGAAAACACTGGACAGCGCCCGAGGTTTGAtcccagggagggagagaacatCGTAATCTGATAGATTTGAGGAAGTAACCACTGAGCTAAACCAGTGCAAGAGCTGCAGCAGGAAAGTGGCTTCATGACatagaagacagagagagacatagacagagagagagagagccagagagagagacatagacagagggacagagagagagagacagagagacagagggacagagagagagagacagagagacacagagagagaggcagagatagagacatagacagagagacagagagagagagagacagagagatagagagacagagagagacatagagagagagagccagagagagagacatagacagagggacagagagagagagagacagagagacagagagagagagagagccagagagagagacagagggacagagagagacatagacagagggacagagagagagagagagacagagagacacgcaCAGTGTCAGGCGGCGTTCCTTGGGTTCTCGTATCACAGATTTAttgcatgatatatatatatatatacagtatatatatatatatatatctatatatctcgcTGGTTTCTACACGTGTGTGCAGTTGAGTAGAGACCACGGCCTCCGAGCTCCAGGGTCACGGGGTTCCTGTGGAGGGGAAGCGTCCTCCTCCGTAGGGCTGGGTCTAAGACTGTAATGATGCCGTATCGCTATGGATTATTGCTTATTGGTTATCGCTGCTTATTGCGACACTTTTCAATTCTTCTCCTCAATTTGAAGGGCTCAGTGTGCCTGTTCTTGGTTGTTGTGGCATATTGTCAAGACAACTGTCTTGATTGGAACATTGAGAGAGCAGCGTGATAGGGACTGATCTGAGAGGTGGAGGACCTTCAAGCCGACGTAGCGGGGTCGTCAGGagtggccatggtgtgtgttcCGTTACCGTGGCAGCGGCTAACCCGACTGTCCTTCTCCTATTCTGCTTGTCTGGCCTGATTGTGTTCCTCTGGGTGTGTGGGCTGACCTGAGTCGATGACGAAGATCAGCGCTCCGGTGCCCCTGAAGATCATCTCGTAGTCCAAGGTGGGGTCGAAGAAGTCGATCTGGCCGGGGAAGTCCCAGATCTGGAAGCTGACGAAGGAGCTGCTGGACACGTCCTCTCTGCAGATCTTGTTGGTGCTCTCCAGGAACAGGGTCTCGTTGGGCGACATCTTATGGAAAACCACCTTCTGGATGGAGGACTTCTCCTCCTCAGGCCCATCAGCAGGATGCGAGGTTTGACCTCTCCGTTCAGAGGGTCGCTGAAGCCCAACACTACAGGAACAGAAGAACCAGAGATGCTGCAGGACGAAGTGCTTCTACACAACCGACTCATCAGAGGATGGGGCTCAACACAATGTCATGATGTGTGATTCTGGGAGAACAATATTCATGACAATGGGATTAAATAGTACCAAATACTCCTACAGCTCTGAGACTAACTCACTGAACTGAGTGTCAGGTGTCACGTGAACTTTGACCTCACAAACTACGCAGAGCCCGAgggaaggccccccccccccctcacctccgtCCTCACAGCCCGGCTCGGCGTCTGAAAACGCCTCCAGgtcgtcctcgtcgtcgtcgtAGTATCCCTCCGCCGCGCAGTCCTGCTCCCCCGCGTCCCTCTCGCTCGCCATGCCGGCCGCGGCTGCTCGTGGTCGGCTCAGGACTCGAGCCGCCTCGCGGTGGCCCACTTTCCCCGCGTCGCCACCTGATCCGTGGGAGCCATGCCGGTGACCTTTCCCCCGCAGCGGAGGGttctatttgtgtgtctgtcaagTGTCTGGCGCGGCGACACGGAGAGAGACGTGTCTGCACACGACCGTCACAAGTGTGACAACATCTCTATTTCTCCattattttattgaaatgtacagtttaatttctcaatgtactCTGAAATGAAAGCATAGAATCCACATAATCAATTGGAGATAAACATAATACTCAAGAATGGTTTTGCTTAACTAAATGTCAtctaaatgtttgatgtatCAGCCGAACACACCCGCGTGGCATTCGTTCTTCAATATAAATCAAATATAGTTCAGAAAGTTGTTGACCCTTAATCACTTGTTGCCTGAATAAGGCCTTTTTGCAcaactctgaaatgtacattatttttcagttttttggttTCACCTTtggcagtttgccgctgacctttgaACCATTTCATGTTCTTCACTTGAACTGCTAACATTCTAATAAAAACTGGGAAAATAGGtgtgttctaaaacttttgaccggtagtgtgtgtgtcatagattcatattaaaataaatacaagaggATCACGAAATGTTTATCTACCCATATTGAtattcacaataataataatatggcaTAAAACCAATTTTTCAACACTCCAGGAATAAACAGGCTTCTTCTGTACATTTAATTTCTGAAAGGACAACATGAAAAACAGCGAAATAGAGAAAAGTCATGTCAATATGTTGTTTCTTAAAAATATGCTACCGAGGTTAAAACattgagaggaaataaaacagtgaacacagtgcacatgtgtgtgaagtattgcatttcatttattttacaaacaagCTGAGACAGAAGCAGTCGGCCTGAAGTTTACTGTTTATTAgcctaagggggggggggggtcttgctgGTGCTGTTATCTGCAGCCTCATCACCACGAGATGCCGATAAATCTcgcacactgtctctttaattgAAATTCAACTCTCCAGTCAATGAGCTGCAGTCCCAACttcaacatcctcctcctcctcagcacacacacattcctgacgGTGGTCACAGCAGGGAGCCGCTCCATGGAGCATCAAGGTAACGCGTGTGTTGTGTTTATAATAACTGAAAAGTCTCCAGATCGTCTCTGACGTCACGTGTTCCATCTTTTGTAATCTTTGGAAGTTCATATTATTCTGTCTCCTGCTCAAACTTCATTCTGAGGGTTTTACTATTAATATTAAAGTAACCTGCAACATGTAGGTAAAGATTATAGATGACGTGTAAAACTGACTAAAGATGATCTGTAACTAATGTGCATAGCAACATGTTCTGATGaagtgaggatgagacacataTGTATTATAATGTGTAGCTCTTGGCTAAGATGAGGGACATATTGTGTGATTTAATGAGAACAATCAAAAAGAGTATCAAGTATCTGTTGAATGTTCAAAGATCTTAGAACTGACTCCAGAACGGGGCTTAAAAAGTCATTAATAATGTCTCAAAATCAACAGTGAAGCTCAGCAGGAGCCAACGGCTCTCATTACTGggctgtgctgcgttcagggccaGCTGGACTTTGAACGTCTCACATGTGTAGAAAATAAAAGCCAAAGACTAGATTCTACTGGATGGGTTGAACTGGCGAtgctgatgtcttcatgtgtagaggagaacatgttgacatgatgtcttcatagaggagaacatgttgacatgatgtcttcatagagaacatgttgacatgatgtctttatagaggagaacatgttgacatgatgtctttatggagaacatgttgacatgatgtctttatagaggagaacatgttgacatgatgtctttatagagaacatgttgacatgatgtcttcatagaggagaacatgttgacatgatgtcttcatagaggagaacatgttgacatgatgtcttcatagaggagaacatgttgacatgatgtcttcatagagaacatgttgacatgatgtctttatagaggagaacatgttgacatgatgtctttatagagaacatgttgacatgatgtcttcatagaggagaacatgttgacatgatgtcttcatagaggagaacatgttgacatgatgtcttcatagaggagaacatgttgacatgatgtcttcatagaggagaacatgt
Encoded proteins:
- the LOC130194820 gene encoding ras-related GTP-binding protein D-like; translation: MASERDAGEQDCAAEGYYDDDEDDLEAFSDAEPGCEDGVLGFSDPLNGEVKPRILLMGLRRRSPPSRRWFSIRCRPTRPCSWRAPTRSAERTCPAAPSSASRSGTSPARSTSSTPPWTTR